The Chitinophaga sp. H8 region TCTTTTTGGGCCAGTGCTGTATTGGCACTGCAGATGATTACATAATAGCCATCCTGCTGATATTTTTTAGCGAGCTGATAGCCTGTAGTTGTTTTGCCAACACCTACAGGCAGATTGAATACAATTGTTTCTGTGCGTTGGTGATCTATTGTCTGAAAATGTTGCGCTGCATTGATTTGTTCTCCCGCATTCAATGCTATATTTAAGGTCTCCACCTCAAACTTGTCCATACCGATAATGGCAGTGTCGAGCTGGAAATAATCTATAGGAGTGTTATTTTTAACTATAAAGCGTAGTAATGTTGGCTGTAAGGAGATGTTATTGCTACCTGCGTTATTTACTGCTGCTAAATTGATCATACGGTTCGAATAGATGCGCCTTTTTAGTAATATCTTGCGCCGAATATACATAAAAGTTTGATTTACAGATTAACTTTACTCAATTTCAATCCTGAAAAATCTGATAAACCATGTTGAATCCATTAGTTAACAAGCAATTGCACCAACTGTGCATTCCCAGCAAAAAAAGACCCGGTTACAAGAGATGGGCTATTGCATTTGTGCTATTATTTTATACAGGCGTCCGTCTCCAGGCACAGGCGCCTACTGGTTATGTTAATCGCGACAAGGAGGCGAAGCGTATCTGTAAAACCTGCGATAGTTTGACGGCAACGCTTCAACATCCTGTAATATACTTCCTGGATATCCATAATAATTATAGCGAATCGGAACAACGATTCCGGGAAATGAAAAAGCAGCCATTCCTGTTAGAGGTGCCCAAACGGGAGTATGCAGAACTGAAAACACAATGGGGCGGGCAATATGATGTACAATTACTGTTTAATAATATGCTGCTGAAGATCCCCAATAAACAGCAACAGCAATTTGATTTCCGGGACCAGCTGGAAGATTACCGCGGGCTGGTTTACTGGTCAGGTAATCCTGAAGATAAGGCAGTAGAAATAGACGGCAACATTATGCTGACCGAACAGCTGTCGGCTCGTCTGGGTGTGCATAAACAATCATCTTACATCGCAAAGTTTATGGAGGATTCTCTTGCTGTGATCAGATATAAGCAAGTATATAAGCCATCAGATGCTGTCCGGAAAAACATACAGGCCCTGCTATATGACCAGATTAGTATTGGACTGGAATTGCTGAACCCTGCCATATTTCTCAACTTGTCGGGAGTAAAAACATTCACAGGGGCTGCAGAAGAATTTAAATACCAGTTTACCTTTGAATACAATGCAAAGGGACAGCTGGTGAAATTTTACGAAATATCCAGAGGAGAAAAAGAAAGTGAAACGGTAATCACCTACGAACAGGATATGCCCAGAAAGATCAGCAGAGGAGAGAATCATACCTGGGTTAACTATGCCGGAGATACGGTCATCTTAACCAATGAAAGAGAGATAGAGCGGTATCAGCTGAGCGACAGATTATTTTTAAATACAGGTAGTTATGGTATTACCGATGGATATTATCTCAATAGGTATGGCGATAAAATGCTGAGCAGCACTATCAGCAAAATAGAGGACCACTGTGTAGTAACCTATCCGCCTTACAATCCGGAACGGCTTAGTAAAACCTGCTATAACAATGATAGTTATCAACTACCATTTAAACGTACCAGCAAAGGGATGGGAGAAACGTCATCAGTTGAACTGGCTATTGAACAGATCAGCCCGGATCAGATAGATCTTACCCATTACAGAAGCCGTACCAGCCATTTTTTCCGGCAGGGAAAACTGATCGGCCTGGCATATAATGAAAAGGAAACAGACCCCAGGGTAAGTATTAAAGTTACGTTTACTTATTATTAGCAATGGACGGTGCATATCATGGAATGGAATGTTATCCATTTCATTCATTTTGTATTTGCCGGATGTTTAACGGACTTATACTTGCGACAAATATATTTTTTTGTTATCTTTCAATTACCAAAAACAACTTCTCATGGGAAAATTTGTAATTACTAAAAGCGCTAACGGAGAGTTCCGGTTCAAATTAAAAGCTGGTAATGGAGAGGTGATCCTTGTTAGTGAAGGATATACTTCAAAAGCTAATTGCCAGAATGGCATTGAATCCGTAAAAGACAATTCTCAGAAAGATGAACGGTACGAAAAAAAAGTATCCAGTAATAACAAACATTATTTCAATCTGAAAGCCAGTAATGGCCAGGTGATTGGAACCAGTGAAATGTATGAATCTGCAGGTGGCCGTGATAACGGTATCGCCTCAGTGAAAAGTAATGCCCCGGGTGCTGCTACGGATGATGAAACCGCATGAGTAGCCTTCTGAAGTTATTTTATATTAAAACAAAGAGCAGTGAATATTCACTGCTCTTTTGTTTTAATGTCACTTTTTTCTTACCAATTATTTAAGGGGTTACCAATCCTCTTGATTAAGTAGCCAAATTACACATACAGCTGATGTACAGCGCCGGTAGTATCTTTAAATTTCAATTTATTATCGGCGCTATCTACAAACAATTCATTATTTGCGCTTGCCATTGCGGATTTACTGGTGAATACTAATGCAGGTAATTGGGATATGGGCAATTTAGCGTTGGCATCTAATGTGGCCACGCCATTAGCCGACCCTTTCTGTAAAGTATCCAGCAATTGACGCCATGGAGTCCATGAAGTGGAAGAATCATCATATTGCCTGTACCAGATACCTACGGCAGCAGATTTGTAAGGATAGGCAATCTGTATCCGGCTATTATTAGTATTTTGTTTTTGAGTGAAAACCCACCAGGATGCGGATGATACCGGAGGGGTATTAGCGATAGTACCGCCACCGGCATATAATCCCCATTGATCGTATGTAATGGTGTTCAGATCGGCACCGGTAGCTGCCTGTACTCCTACCTTACTGGTATCTACTACTCCGGAAGGAAATCCTATTAATCCAAATTCTTTCCATTTCCCGGCACTAGTACTGTCCACACATACCCATCCAATAGGTTCTCCTTCATCTGGAGCATTATTATAAATAATATCCCCCTTTGTACCATTAACGGTAGGGATGGAGGAAGAGCTCCCTGTCTGGTTGTTGAATATTACCGTTCCGGTACCTTTGTCAGACAGCTTCTTGTTAGTGGAACTAATAGAAAGCGTATTGTTTTTAATGATAGTTTGTGTGATTAAAGCATCTTCAATAGCGATGGCTGCAGTACCTCTTGCATGGATACTGTTACTGTCTATGATGTTCCCGGATACGGGAGTGGTAAGCGCAATTGTACGTAGCCAAATACCATAAGAATAGGCATCTTCAATATAATTGTTACGTACTAAACAATCGCTGGTATCTCTTATCTGAATGCCGGTACCATATCCTTTGATGTGATTGCCAAACACTGTAGTGTTGATTCCAAATCTTGATATATTAAGACCGATATAGCTTGTACCTGCAATCGAGGCCCTGATAATAGTATTATCTCTTATAGAAACATTGTTATCAGTAACAGACGTTACATCAATCTGACAGTTAATACCAGTATTTTCGTTGTCAAACAGTAGGTTGTCCCGGATCGTTACATTCTTCATATACCCGCCCTGGTAAACCAGTTTGCAGTCTATCCCTCGTTCTATGTTGTTGTAAAAGATGTTTCCGTATACTTCCAGGTTTTCAACCATGTTGCCGGCAATATCAAATCCATCCCTTCCATTGTTATAGCAGATGTTATTGCACACAATAATATCCTTATGTAGATTAGGAGGAGTATCAGCCTTTGTACCCGCTAATTTCAAACCATCTGAACCATTATTGTAGGAGGTATTACTTTCATACCTGAATATATTGGCGCCTGATACCTGGAATGGCTGTAACTGGAAATCATGGGCTATACAGTTCCTGATGATACCATTGGTTACATTCTCGATCAGTACACCAATAATACCTGATAAAAATTCACAATTCTCGACAATGAGATTGGAGATATTACTGCCAGAGAGGCACTTCGTTTGGGTAGAAGCCATTTCTCCTTTAAAAGTAAGCCTGTCGATGCTTACATTATCAGCATTGCTGAGGTTTAATCCCTGGTCTATAGAATAGATCAGGGGGGTACCACTTCCGAGCAAAGTAGTATTGTCAGGGATAGTTACCGAAGATATATTATAGGTTCCACCGATAATCCGGATAGGTATCTTCAATGCTCCGGCTGCATTCAAACACCTTTGAAAAACAGGTGTGGTAGTGGTAGCCGGTTGTGCCGGATCGCCCATCAGCCCAAACCATTTAATATCAATAGGCGCATTAAAAATTCTTTTCCATCTGCCAGGGTTGGTTACAGGGGAAGTAACACTAAAGATAGTACCATCGTTGGAAGTTTCTGTGGATAATTGATCCCAGTAAAAATCTCCTCCACCGCCATCATCCCGGTTATAGTAGCCCAGAAGATGGCAAATTTCCTTGTCCGCCGTACCGGGTGTCATTTTCAGGTCAGCCACTTTTTCAATTGTCATTACAAACTAATTTAATTGTTTAATTAATTATAGTTTACAATAACAAATGTGCAGTTTCGATACGCACTGAAGTTGCGTGACCTTAAATATTAATAATCAACCACCTGCTTCAGGTGATGTTCCAGATGTACCACATAATCATTGATTAAAAATGCCAGTGTCAATGGTTGATCATTAGTCCTGCAGTACCGTTGTAAACTTTCTGTTGGTATATGCCGCATCAGTTGTGCCAGTTGTTTATTGTACAATGTCCAGAACGCAATAATCTGAGTACCGCTGATCTGTTGGTAAAAGCCATACGTATTCCATTTGTTCTGATCATATACAATCGTTGGCGTTTCTTCAAATTGCGCTCTGATAAAACGATGATGATTATTGGTAGCACTGTCTATCAGGTGTCCGATGATTTCCTTCTTACTCCATTTGGCAGGAGAAGGTTTGTGCGAGAATGTTGACTCATCTATGGCGGTTAAAAGCGGAGGGATTACATCGCATAAATATTCCAGTCTTTGGATGGCAGCGTCGATCATAAAGGATGTTTTAAACGGTTCAATAATGTGCTGACTATAGGGGAATGATCATATGAAAAAAGAAAAAGGGGCAAACCATCTTGACGATGTTTTACCCCTTTTGCGGAAAGGAAGGGATTCGAACCCTTGATACCTTGCGGTATACCCGCTTTCCAGGCGAGCCAGTTCAACCACTCCTGCACCTTTCCGGATAGTTGAGCTTTAATTTCAGGGTGGCAAAGATATAACTTTTATAGAAACTACCAAAAAACAAACTGATTTTAACTATTTTGTGCTACAAGGCAGCTTAAAGCCTATACTTTATATAACATATAGAGTTTTTGTTATCTTTAGCAAACCGCTATCCAATTCCGGACCTGTCGGATAAACCCAAAGTTACTTACCCTTCGTGCCAATGAACAGCAATGAAAGCATTCTCTGGGAAGATTTTAAAAATGGAGATGCCGGGGCATTATTTACCATTTATGAGCTCCTGTATGACGACCTGCGCAGAAACGGCCTGGCCATTACACCGGATGAAGACCTGGTAAAAGATACCATCAACCAGTTTTTTTTATACCTCTGGGATAAAAGAGACAGCCTGCAGCCTCCCGAACATCTAAAAGCCTATATTATAGTATCATTCCGGCGCAAATTGATTTATGACCTTAAAGTACACCGGAAAACAACATCACTTACCCTGGATGAAAACCTGTGTGAGCCTTCCCGCCAGGAATATATTATTGAAGATCAGTCACAACTGGAAAGACAACTCCGCGTAAAAAAGGCGATAGACAACCTCCCGAAAAGGCAGCGGGAACTGATCACGCTTAAATACTATGAAGGATTGAGCTATGAGGAAATAGCCGACAGAACTGCCCTGAGCATGCGTACTATCTATAATAAACTACATGAAGCACTGAAAACCCTGAAAGGAGAGATCCTGTGGTTTTTTATCTTGTGCTGCAGGGGGCTATAGTATAATATACCAGTGCTAAAAATAAATTTTGAAAAAAACGGGTAAAAATGAAATACCCCATTCTCTTAGTAATAGTAAAGCAATAAAAGCATGGCTTACGAGCATTATCAGCCTGAAGATTTTTTAACGGATGAATCGTTCCTTCATTACTGCCTTGGCAATAATGAGCAGGACGTGCAGTTCTGGGAAAATTGGATAAAAGATAATCCAGCGGCAACAGAAAAGGTGCTGGCAGCAAAAAAGATGTTTGCTTCAATTGTAGAGCAGGTAGGTAACCAGGAAAAATATAAAGGAGAGCTAAGTGCTTTCAAGGCATTGTTTAATGCGCATACACAAGGTATTTCACACGTTGTTCCAATATATAAACCTGCCGGCAAAAAGTTTTTCCTGCGTCCGTTAATGCGGTATGCAGCGGCAGTAGCTTTGATTATTATAGTGTCAGGAATATGGTTTTTCTCCGGTAGCCCCCGTCAGGATAAGGTTGTTGTATCACAACAACAGGATGCAGGCAGTGTTGGTAATAAAAGTACTATCACCCTTCCTGACGGGACCATCGTAACATTTAATGCGAATAGCCAGGTGAAAATGGCGGCCGGCTACAACAAAAAGAACCGTACCATCATCTTAGACGGAGAAGCTTTTTTTGATGTGGCGAAGAATGAAGACATACCCTTTACAGTGAAATGTGGAGATGTAATTACTACTGCACTGGGTACCTCGTTTATGGTTCGCTACTATCAGCATGAATCAGAAATTAAAGTATCCCTGGTAACGGGTAAAGTGAAAGTGCAATGTGCTCCCAGACAGCCAGGACAACAGGTAGATATCGTTTACCTGGATCCGGGACAACAGATCATGGTCAGCAAAAAAGCAGCGAATGAGCTGATCAGAAAGAAAGATTTTAAAATTGAGGATGCCATTATGTGGCAACATGATGAACTGACTTTCCGGGATGCCAGATTTGATGAGATTGTTATGAAACTGGAAGACTGGTATGGCGTGAAAATAGAAGTGAAAAACATGCCTGCTGTCAGCAAACACTTTACCGGAGAATTTAAAAATAAAAGCCTGAAGAATATATTAGAAGCGCTCAGCTTTATACATAAGTTTGAATACCGATTGATTGACCAAAATGTTCAGATAATTTTTCCGGAAAAATAAGCACAATACCTTTTACTGATAATACCCTTTTTCATGACATTGATTAATGTTTATGCCGTGATCCTTATGTTCTAAATTTTGTACTTTATTAAATTCCAGCTTTATGAATATCACACCTCTACCATTTTATCAAAAGATAAAACGATGGTCATTGGTAATGCTCCTTATTGCATTATTGATACCTACCCTGAAGGCACACGCTACACAGGTATTGAGAATAGGATTTAATGATGCTAAAGTAATGCAAACATTTGAGCGGATTGAATCTGTTACGTCCTTCAAATTTATATACAACCGGGAAGATATTGATGCTTCCAAAAGAGTGACCATCCAGGAAAAGGAATGGGAACTGACCGACCTGCTCAATGAAGTGTCCGAGCAAACGGCACTCAACTTCCGGATTATTGATGGTATTATAGCTATTGCGCCTAAAAATAAGAAGGGGATTAAGTTGGCTCCTTTCCATGCACCTATTGAAGTGAAAGGCCGGATCACGGATGCACAGGGACAGGCATTGCCAGGTGCAACCGTTAAAATTAAAGGAAGCACCATTGGTGTTACCGCTAATGCAAATGGCAACTTTACGATCAACGCTGCTCCGGGAGATGTACTGGTGATTTCCTATACCGGATACCTTAGTAAAGAAGTGGTGATCGGCGGAAAAATACAATTTGTAATAGTCCTGGACGAAGATACCAAGGCCCTGAACGAGGTAGTGGTAACGGCACTGGGCATACGTAAAGAGCGTAAAGCGTTGGGCTACTCCGTTTCGGAAGTAAAAGGAAGCGAACTGACGCAGGCCCGTGAGGGAAACGTTGCAAATGCACTGGTAGGTAAAGTAGCAGGGGTGAATGTAAATGCGGTAGCGGGTGGTCCGGGTGCTTCTACCAATGTACTCATTCGTGGAGTGTCCAGCCTGAATGGCTCCAACCAGCCTTTGTATGTGGTTAACGGGGTGCCGATGAGCAACCAGAGCACTGCAATTACCAGTATGTGGTCTAATGCTACCGACCTGGGCGATGGTATCGGCAACCTGAACCCGGACGATATAGAATCTATCTCTGTGTTAAAAGGTGCTGCGGCTTCCGCACTGTATGGCTCCCGCGCAAAAGCAGGTGTTATACTAATTACCACCAAGAGCGGCAGCGGCAAAGGTACTATTGAATTTAACTCCAACTATGTGGTAGAGCAGGTAATGAACGTTACGGACTGGCAGTATGAATATGGCAATGGTGCCAATGGAAATAAGCCCACCAGCGGATCCAATGCTTTTAATGTAGGGAATAACAGCTGGGGCGCTAAAATAGATGGGTCTAAAGTAGTACAGTTTGATGGGGTAGAGCGGCCTTATGTAGCACAGAAGAATAACCTGAAAAACTTCTACCGCAACGGCGGCTCCTTTACTAACACGATTTCCTTTTCAAAAGGATTAGACAATGGTGGCTTCCGCTTTTCAGCCAGTGATCTGAAGAACGATGCCGTCATTCCTAATGCAGGTTTAAAACGCAAAACGTTTAACGTATCTGCGAATTACAATATTACCAAACGACTCCAGGTAGATGCACGGGTAAACTACATTGTGGAAGATACAAAGAACCGCCCCATCCTCAATGATGGTCCGGGTAACTCCAGTTTTCAGGTAATGTTCCTGCCTACTACCCTGGATGTAAATACGCTGAAACCCGGCTACCAACCTAATGGTAATGAATTGAGCTTTACTAATAACTCCTATGCTACCAACCCCTGGTTTGCAGCAGAAAAGTTTGTCAATAATACAAACCGTAACCGGTTTATCGGATCGGCCAGTCTGAGATATACTTTTGATAATGGCTTCTTTATGCAGGCCCGCGCGGGAAGGGATCAGTACAACAATCGGAATACTTTCATCGTACCAAGTGGTACCGCTTATCTGCCCAATGGATCTGTAACAGAAGGGAATATCAACTTCTCTGAAACAAACGTAGACGGTTTAATCGGTATGACGGTAAAAGTAAAGAACGATCTTACTATCACGCCTACACTGGGTGCTAACCTTCAGAAAGTAAGTCTGGAAAATACCGCCCTGGGAGGTGCTAATATGAATATCCCTTTTACCTATGATATTTCTAATGCTAAAAACCAAAGCAGCGCTTATAGCATTACCCGCCAGGAAGTACAATCGGTGTATGGTACATTGGAACTGGCCTATAAAGGATTCCTTTATCTGAACGCTTCCGGCCGTAACGACTGGTTCTCTACCATGGCTCCTTCCAATAAGCTGGATGTGTTTTATCCATCTGTAAGTACCTCCCTGGTGTTTTCTGAACTGGTAAATGCTCCCTGGCTGAGCTTCGGTAAATTAAGGGCAGGTTATGCTGTGGTAGGTGCTGCTACACAACCTTATCAAACCTTGCTGAACTACGGTATAGGACTGCAAAACGAAGCCAATGCTTTTGTTAATACTATCAATGGAAAGGCTTTGGGCCGTATTATCAACAATAGTATTCCTTCAGGTACATTGCTTCCTTCAAAAGCAAGCGAGCTCGAAATCGGTACAGAAGTACGTTTCCTGGGCAACCGCTTAGGACTGGACCTTACCTGGTACGATAAAAAGTCAAAGGATGAAATCGTGCAGTCAACGGCTTCTGTTACTTCAGGATATGCTTTTGTAGTGCTGAATATTGGTGAGCTCCGGAACACCGGGTTTGAAGCCTTGATTACAGGTATCCCCTATGAAAGTAAAAACTTCCGATGGACGACCTCCCTCAATGGATCTATTAATAACAACAAAGTAATAGCACTGGCAGCAGGGCAAACAGATTTAGCAGTGGCGGGTTCCAGAACCGACAATGCAAATTTGAGCAATATCGTAGGCCTGCCCGTAAATCAGATCAGGGCATACGACTATAAATATGATGCCTCTGGAAAACTGGAAGTGAATTCAAATGGCGCTCCGGTAAAGGGGGAGCTGAAGAGCTTTGGATCCGGTTATCATAAATGGACAGGTGGATGGAACAATGAATTTTCTTATAAACGCTTCAATTTATCAGTGCTGATAGATGGAAAGTTTGGGGGCAAAATATTTTCCGGTACGGATTTTTATGGCTACCAGTTTGGATTGCATAAGGCTACATTGGAAGGCAGAGAGAAAACTTACGGCACTTCTAATGCTACGGCACAAACCTATTACCGCGATCTGTCCAATAATGTTTCTGCACTTTTTGTACACGATGCCAGCTTTGTCAAATTGCGTCAGATCACCCTGGGATATAGCTTCCCGGCTAAGATGTTTAACAACGTAATACAGGGACTTACATTGAGCGCAGTGGGCCGTAATCTGTTTTTACTGATGCGGAAAACAGATAATATCGATCCGGAAGCTGCTTATTCCAATGTGGCCCAGGGCCTTGAACTAGGTGGCGTACCGCCTGTACGGAGT contains the following coding sequences:
- a CDS encoding RNA polymerase sigma factor yields the protein MNSNESILWEDFKNGDAGALFTIYELLYDDLRRNGLAITPDEDLVKDTINQFFLYLWDKRDSLQPPEHLKAYIIVSFRRKLIYDLKVHRKTTSLTLDENLCEPSRQEYIIEDQSQLERQLRVKKAIDNLPKRQRELITLKYYEGLSYEEIADRTALSMRTIYNKLHEALKTLKGEILWFFILCCRGL
- a CDS encoding right-handed parallel beta-helix repeat-containing protein; its protein translation is MTIEKVADLKMTPGTADKEICHLLGYYNRDDGGGGDFYWDQLSTETSNDGTIFSVTSPVTNPGRWKRIFNAPIDIKWFGLMGDPAQPATTTTPVFQRCLNAAGALKIPIRIIGGTYNISSVTIPDNTTLLGSGTPLIYSIDQGLNLSNADNVSIDRLTFKGEMASTQTKCLSGSNISNLIVENCEFLSGIIGVLIENVTNGIIRNCIAHDFQLQPFQVSGANIFRYESNTSYNNGSDGLKLAGTKADTPPNLHKDIIVCNNICYNNGRDGFDIAGNMVENLEVYGNIFYNNIERGIDCKLVYQGGYMKNVTIRDNLLFDNENTGINCQIDVTSVTDNNVSIRDNTIIRASIAGTSYIGLNISRFGINTTVFGNHIKGYGTGIQIRDTSDCLVRNNYIEDAYSYGIWLRTIALTTPVSGNIIDSNSIHARGTAAIAIEDALITQTIIKNNTLSISSTNKKLSDKGTGTVIFNNQTGSSSSIPTVNGTKGDIIYNNAPDEGEPIGWVCVDSTSAGKWKEFGLIGFPSGVVDTSKVGVQAATGADLNTITYDQWGLYAGGGTIANTPPVSSASWWVFTQKQNTNNSRIQIAYPYKSAAVGIWYRQYDDSSTSWTPWRQLLDTLQKGSANGVATLDANAKLPISQLPALVFTSKSAMASANNELFVDSADNKLKFKDTTGAVHQLYV
- a CDS encoding FecR family protein, which produces MAYEHYQPEDFLTDESFLHYCLGNNEQDVQFWENWIKDNPAATEKVLAAKKMFASIVEQVGNQEKYKGELSAFKALFNAHTQGISHVVPIYKPAGKKFFLRPLMRYAAAVALIIIVSGIWFFSGSPRQDKVVVSQQQDAGSVGNKSTITLPDGTIVTFNANSQVKMAAGYNKKNRTIILDGEAFFDVAKNEDIPFTVKCGDVITTALGTSFMVRYYQHESEIKVSLVTGKVKVQCAPRQPGQQVDIVYLDPGQQIMVSKKAANELIRKKDFKIEDAIMWQHDELTFRDARFDEIVMKLEDWYGVKIEVKNMPAVSKHFTGEFKNKSLKNILEALSFIHKFEYRLIDQNVQIIFPEK
- a CDS encoding YegP family protein, producing the protein MGKFVITKSANGEFRFKLKAGNGEVILVSEGYTSKANCQNGIESVKDNSQKDERYEKKVSSNNKHYFNLKASNGQVIGTSEMYESAGGRDNGIASVKSNAPGAATDDETA
- a CDS encoding SusC/RagA family TonB-linked outer membrane protein; translated protein: MNITPLPFYQKIKRWSLVMLLIALLIPTLKAHATQVLRIGFNDAKVMQTFERIESVTSFKFIYNREDIDASKRVTIQEKEWELTDLLNEVSEQTALNFRIIDGIIAIAPKNKKGIKLAPFHAPIEVKGRITDAQGQALPGATVKIKGSTIGVTANANGNFTINAAPGDVLVISYTGYLSKEVVIGGKIQFVIVLDEDTKALNEVVVTALGIRKERKALGYSVSEVKGSELTQAREGNVANALVGKVAGVNVNAVAGGPGASTNVLIRGVSSLNGSNQPLYVVNGVPMSNQSTAITSMWSNATDLGDGIGNLNPDDIESISVLKGAAASALYGSRAKAGVILITTKSGSGKGTIEFNSNYVVEQVMNVTDWQYEYGNGANGNKPTSGSNAFNVGNNSWGAKIDGSKVVQFDGVERPYVAQKNNLKNFYRNGGSFTNTISFSKGLDNGGFRFSASDLKNDAVIPNAGLKRKTFNVSANYNITKRLQVDARVNYIVEDTKNRPILNDGPGNSSFQVMFLPTTLDVNTLKPGYQPNGNELSFTNNSYATNPWFAAEKFVNNTNRNRFIGSASLRYTFDNGFFMQARAGRDQYNNRNTFIVPSGTAYLPNGSVTEGNINFSETNVDGLIGMTVKVKNDLTITPTLGANLQKVSLENTALGGANMNIPFTYDISNAKNQSSAYSITRQEVQSVYGTLELAYKGFLYLNASGRNDWFSTMAPSNKLDVFYPSVSTSLVFSELVNAPWLSFGKLRAGYAVVGAATQPYQTLLNYGIGLQNEANAFVNTINGKALGRIINNSIPSGTLLPSKASELEIGTEVRFLGNRLGLDLTWYDKKSKDEIVQSTASVTSGYAFVVLNIGELRNTGFEALITGIPYESKNFRWTTSLNGSINNNKVIALAAGQTDLAVAGSRTDNANLSNIVGLPVNQIRAYDYKYDASGKLEVNSNGAPVKGELKSFGSGYHKWTGGWNNEFSYKRFNLSVLIDGKFGGKIFSGTDFYGYQFGLHKATLEGREKTYGTSNATAQTYYRDLSNNVSALFVHDASFVKLRQITLGYSFPAKMFNNVIQGLTLSAVGRNLFLLMRKTDNIDPEAAYSNVAQGLELGGVPPVRSFGFNLNVKF
- a CDS encoding DinB family protein gives rise to the protein MIDAAIQRLEYLCDVIPPLLTAIDESTFSHKPSPAKWSKKEIIGHLIDSATNNHHRFIRAQFEETPTIVYDQNKWNTYGFYQQISGTQIIAFWTLYNKQLAQLMRHIPTESLQRYCRTNDQPLTLAFLINDYVVHLEHHLKQVVDY